In a single window of the Mustela nigripes isolate SB6536 chromosome 17, MUSNIG.SB6536, whole genome shotgun sequence genome:
- the SNRPD2 gene encoding small nuclear ribonucleoprotein Sm D2 — MSLLNKPKSEMTPEELQKREEEEFNTGPLSVLTQSVKNNTQVLINCRNNKKLLGRVKAFDRHCNMVLENVKEMWTEVPKSGKGKKKSKPVNKDRYISKMFLRGDSVIVVLRNPLIAGK, encoded by the exons AT GAGCCTCCTCAACAAGCCCAAGAGTGAGATGACCCCAGAGGAGCTGCAGAAGCGGGAGGAGGAAGAGTTCAACACGGGTCCGCTCTCTGTGCTCACGCAGTCAGTCAAGAACAACACCCAGGTGCTCATCAACTGTCGCAACAACAAGAAGCTCCTGGGCCGCGTGAAGGCCTTCGACAG gcactgCAACATGGTGTTGGAGAATGTGAAGGAGATGTGGACCGAGGTCCCCAAGAGTGGCAAGGGCAAGAAGAAGTCCAAGCCAGTCAACAAGGACCGCTACATCTCCAAGATGTTCCTGCGCGGGGACTCGGTCATCGTGGTCCTGCGGAACCCACTCATCGCTGGCAAGTAG
- the QPCTL gene encoding glutaminyl-peptide cyclotransferase-like protein isoform X2: protein MPSGGRGRSRLRLGERGLLEPPSPPKRRLLPRAHFLPLLLLSLAVASAFYTIWSGWLRQTEELPRGRELRGRLIGSLPEARLRRVVGQLDPDRLWNTYLRPLLVVRTPGSPGNLQVRKFLEATLRTLTAGWHVELDPFTASTPLGPLDFGNVVATLDPGAARHLTLACHYDSKLFPSGSTPFVGATDSAVPCALLLELAQALDRELSRAKEQELFMLLDLLGAPNPNFYSHFPHTARWFHRLRSIEKRLHRLNLLQSHPQEVMYFQPGEPPGSVEDDHIPFLRRGVPVLHLISMPFPDVWHTPHDSEANLHPPTVHNLSRILAVFLAEYLGL from the exons ATGCCTTCCGGGGGCCGCGGGCGGTCCCGGCTGCGGCTCGGGGAACGTGGCCTCTTGGAGCCACCCTCACCGCCCAAGCGCCGCCTGCTCCCTCGGGCGCATTTCTTGCCCCTGCTTCTGCTGTCCCTGGCCGTGGCCTCGGCGTTCTACACCATCTGGAGCGGCTGGCTCCGCCAGACTGAGGAGCTGCCGCGGGGCCGGGAGCTGCGG GGCCGGCTGATCGGAAGCCTCCCCGAAGCTCGGCTGCGGAGGGTAGTGGGGCAACTGGACCCAGACCGTCTCTGGAACACTTATCTGCGCCCCCTGCTGGTTGTGCGGACCCCGGGCAGCCCAGGCAATCTCCAAGTCAGAAAG TTCCTGGAGGCTACTCTGCGGACCCTGACCGCAGGCTGGCATGTGGAACTGGACCCCTTCACGGCCTCGACACCCCTGGGGCCGCTGGACTTTGGCAACGTGGTGGCCACACTGGACCCGGGGGCTGCCCGTCACCTCACCCTTGCCTGCCATTACGACTCCAAGCTCTTCCCATCTGGGTCAACTCCCTTTGTGGGGGCCACGGATTCGGCTGTGCCTTGCGCCCTGCTGCTGGAGCTGGCCCAGGCCCTCGACAGGGAGCTGAGTAGAGCCAAGGAGCAG GAGCTCTTCATGCTTCTCGATCTCCTGGGCGCCCCTAATCCGAACTTCTACAGTCATTTCCCTCACACAGCTCGCTGGTTCCATCGCCTGCGGAGCATTG AGAAGCGACTGCACCGCCTAAACCTGCTACAGTCTCATCCCCAGGAAGTGATGTATTTCCAGCCGGGGGAGCCCCCTGGCTCCGTAGAAGATGACCACATCCCCTTCCTCCGTCGAG GGGTCCCAGTGCTCCACCTCATCTCCATGCCCTTCCCCGACGTGTGGCACACACCCCATGACTCTGAGGCCAACCTGCACCCCCCCACAGTGCACAACCTCAGCCGCATCCTCGCCGTGTTCCTGGCTGAGTATCTGGGGCTCTAG
- the QPCTL gene encoding glutaminyl-peptide cyclotransferase-like protein isoform X1, with protein sequence MPSGGRGRSRLRLGERGLLEPPSPPKRRLLPRAHFLPLLLLSLAVASAFYTIWSGWLRQTEELPRGRELRGRLIGSLPEARLRRVVGQLDPDRLWNTYLRPLLVVRTPGSPGNLQVRKFLEATLRTLTAGWHVELDPFTASTPLGPLDFGNVVATLDPGAARHLTLACHYDSKLFPSGSTPFVGATDSAVPCALLLELAQALDRELSRAKEQEAPVTLQLLFLDGEEALKEWGPQDSLYGSRHLAQLMESAPHSPGPTRIQAIELFMLLDLLGAPNPNFYSHFPHTARWFHRLRSIEKRLHRLNLLQSHPQEVMYFQPGEPPGSVEDDHIPFLRRGVPVLHLISMPFPDVWHTPHDSEANLHPPTVHNLSRILAVFLAEYLGL encoded by the exons ATGCCTTCCGGGGGCCGCGGGCGGTCCCGGCTGCGGCTCGGGGAACGTGGCCTCTTGGAGCCACCCTCACCGCCCAAGCGCCGCCTGCTCCCTCGGGCGCATTTCTTGCCCCTGCTTCTGCTGTCCCTGGCCGTGGCCTCGGCGTTCTACACCATCTGGAGCGGCTGGCTCCGCCAGACTGAGGAGCTGCCGCGGGGCCGGGAGCTGCGG GGCCGGCTGATCGGAAGCCTCCCCGAAGCTCGGCTGCGGAGGGTAGTGGGGCAACTGGACCCAGACCGTCTCTGGAACACTTATCTGCGCCCCCTGCTGGTTGTGCGGACCCCGGGCAGCCCAGGCAATCTCCAAGTCAGAAAG TTCCTGGAGGCTACTCTGCGGACCCTGACCGCAGGCTGGCATGTGGAACTGGACCCCTTCACGGCCTCGACACCCCTGGGGCCGCTGGACTTTGGCAACGTGGTGGCCACACTGGACCCGGGGGCTGCCCGTCACCTCACCCTTGCCTGCCATTACGACTCCAAGCTCTTCCCATCTGGGTCAACTCCCTTTGTGGGGGCCACGGATTCGGCTGTGCCTTGCGCCCTGCTGCTGGAGCTGGCCCAGGCCCTCGACAGGGAGCTGAGTAGAGCCAAGGAGCAG GAGGCCCCGGTGACTCTGCAGCTGCTCTTCTTGGACGGTGAAGAGGCCCTGAAGGAGTGGGGGCCCCAGGACTCCCTCTATGGCTCCCGGCACCTGGCCCAGCTCATGGAGTCTGCCCCCCACAGCCCAGGCCCCACCAGGATCCAGGCTATC GAGCTCTTCATGCTTCTCGATCTCCTGGGCGCCCCTAATCCGAACTTCTACAGTCATTTCCCTCACACAGCTCGCTGGTTCCATCGCCTGCGGAGCATTG AGAAGCGACTGCACCGCCTAAACCTGCTACAGTCTCATCCCCAGGAAGTGATGTATTTCCAGCCGGGGGAGCCCCCTGGCTCCGTAGAAGATGACCACATCCCCTTCCTCCGTCGAG GGGTCCCAGTGCTCCACCTCATCTCCATGCCCTTCCCCGACGTGTGGCACACACCCCATGACTCTGAGGCCAACCTGCACCCCCCCACAGTGCACAACCTCAGCCGCATCCTCGCCGTGTTCCTGGCTGAGTATCTGGGGCTCTAG